The uncultured Flavobacterium sp. genome segment GTAATTTAAAAGTTAGCCCGCCAATTTACAAAAGGATTTAAATATAGTTTTCCCGGGATTAACCATCTGATTCTTTCTAAGCATATAAACAGCCTCAATACCGCTTAAAGTTCTCTTTGCGGATTCAAAATTTTTAAAACCTAAACCATTTAAAATCCTCCACTTTATAAAACGATGGTCCTGTTCTACAATATTGTTGAGATATTTACACTGCCGGATTTTAATCTTTAAAAACGAAGCCTTGTTATAGACTTTGATCGCTGCAGTATTAGAACCGCTTTTATCAATGTTTATTACTCTTGGCCGGCAGTTATTACTAATCGCTTTAATTAGAAATGACTGGGCACTTATCCTCTGTCTTCTCTTAGTTAATAAGAAATCAACTGTATTGCCAGATCTATCAACTGCTCTATACAAATAACACCATTGTCCTTTAATTTTAATATAAGTCTCATCCATTCTCCAACTACTGCCAACTTCTACTTTGCGTTTCTTCATTTGCATCTCCATTAATGGTGCAAACTTAAATACCCAGCGCTGAATGGTAGCATGATCAACATGAACTCCTCGCATTTTCATGATCTCTTCAACATCTCGATAACTTAAAGTAAACCTAAGCTTGAAATAGATTGCCTGCAGAATAATAGACTTTGGATAGCAATGACCTTTTGTATTCATGAGTTTAAGAATTAAAAAAGGCAAAATAAAACTTAGCTTTAAATGCGACAGAGCCATTACTAACAGTTCGAGATCAAAATCAAAACAAGGTATTTTCAATCGTTGATAAGGTGTGGCTAGTGATGGAAAAAAATTTTGAGGAACAAACATTTATTATTTCTGAAGGCGGATTAATTGTTCAAAATTTGGGTAAAAAAGAATGAGAATTTGCAATTACCGAAAACCGTAATCAATATAATTTCAACGCTCTTATATTTGGATAAATTATAATCACATGAAAACTGAAGAAGGAACAATTATTCCTCATGAGTGAATGGTGACTTGTTTGTTTTTTTCACAGGCGTAGATAAGATTATTATATTGTATTTGAATGTTATTTTTAATACATTGTACAATACAAAAGTACATTGACTAATTGACATTAGATTGATTAAGAATGCAAAGGGCTATGAAGTAAGTCATTAAAAATGAGACCTATTCGGCTACCCCTTACGCAACTAAACTTGACAATACACACACACAATCAATGAATTAAGGAAACGGTAGATCATCCTGCCACCCCGACAAAGAATCCTTTTCTGCACAGCAGAGAAGGATTTTTTATTTTACAGGAAATTCAGGCTTTGCCTGGAAATTCGTATAAAATAAAAAAGACCGGCGGTTTGCTAAAACAGCATGAAGACCCCCTTGTTACGGCTCCCTCTTTCAGTATCCTGGAATAATCCCGTAGAAAGACCTGTCATAAGATGCTTAGATTTAAGATTTATGCCTGTTTAAATATCCCATTGCTTTTTCCAAATCATGCCTTTCTCATAGGGTATATAGGCTGCTTATGCTTCGGGAGATTGTCCCATCTTGTCCTTAAATGCATTATTTCCGGGGTTACGGCTAATATATCGAATAAGACAGCCGAATCCATATCTTCAATATCAAGATGCAGGATATCTGTTTGCTTGTATTTGTCCAGACGCCATGAAGCCGGAATATTATACAGTGTACACGGTCCGTTGGGTCCGCTTTTATGCATGCCGTGAATTGCCGTCCCGTCTTCATTAAGAATAATATAAGCGTTGTCGCAAGCTGGTCCATTAGGCTCAAAATTTTCAGGAAAAAACCATTTCCCTACCATAGTATCTTTTAACGCTGAACTATTTGCTTCCATGTATTTGTTTTTTAATAGTATACTTGTTTACCAGAATTTATTACAAGGATACGAAAAACGGTATAATATGTTGATTATATTTTTAATTAGTTTGCGGCTTAAACAATTAATATTTCACTAATAAGCCTCAAATCTTCCAGCAAATGGTTCGAGTTTTGTACTATAAGGTGCTGTTCTTTATACAGCGTACCGATTGCCCCACTTCATGTGAGTATTTATTTCTTCCGGCATAACTGCCTGATCCAAGGATAAGTGTAAATGCCATGCCGTCCTTAGCTGTTGCACCCCAAAAATAAGCCTTCTCACGAAGAAAAATAAAGCCGCCGCCGTATGTGGCTGCACCGGCAGGCAATCCGTTAAATCCGCTTTGATTGGAACCATTATAGTATGAGTACCATAGTTCTACTGATTTCATCTTATAGGCTGCTGAAGATTCACCCAAAAAGTCTACCAGTGTAGACCACTCCCGCTCAGTGGGCACATGCCAGCCTTCAGGTGCCAGTCCCCGGGGGTCGTTGACCGCATACCAGTTATAAAGCCTTCCCCATAGAGGTACATTTGATTCAGCAAAATTATATGCACAGCAAGCGGGTTTTTTATTTTCGGAAGCATTTAGCCACTCCTCTTCATTTTTTACCTGAAAAATAGGTTCCCCATTGCGATAGGTGGTTATATTAAGGTTTCGTGCCGTCCATATTTGTTGTCCGATAGTGACTTCGGCGATAGTAGTTGTGTCCATTTTTGGTTTGTTGTTTTATTGTTATAGCTTATTCTTATATCTTGTTATTCTACTCTCGAAGCCATATGTACCTCTACATGTTTAGAAGGTGTATTGGCGGTTTTTATAAAAATTAAATCGTGAACTCCATTTTTGCGTATTCCTAATCTTCTTTTTTAGTAATCAATAAAGCTGGTATTCAAAATTATTGAAAACTATGAGGTTATGATTAGGTGTTTTTACGTGTTTTTTAAGATGAGTTCATTAAGTAAGCCAAATGATAAAACATAATAAATGACAATACGTATTTATACTGCTTTTAATATCTTATACAAGACGTACAGGAAGGAATACTTTAAATAATCTACATCTTGAGTTTTTTATAATTGGATATTTAAATAAGTTTTGAACAGACAGATTTTTCAATCACTCATTCTTATATATCCGAAAAAAGTCTCGATCCCCAACAGGACATCCAAACCAAATTGTTGATGCCATTCAAAGACAGACCCTACATATAGTAAGTCAATCTCTTCAAATCCTCCATAAAATGGTGTGAAATCTGTCTGTTAGGGTCACTCTTAAAAAAAAGTTAAAACGAAAGTTTTAGCTTTTTTCTGGTCTTTCCCTATCTATTTAACCAGTTAATACCTCCAAAAAAAATGGTTTGGGTGTCCTATAGAGTTGACCTTATTGGATTCAAACCGCTTCCAAAGCCTGTAAATATGATACTTGCAGAAATTCCTTGTCTTTATATTAACAATAATTTAGGTTTATGGAATCTGAGGAAGAAAAGGTCATAGGAAAATTACACCCTCAGAAGGCTCAAAAAAATGCTTAATGATGAAGGAATGAATGTTACTTTGGAATAAGCTGTAGAAATTTTGAGTTTCTTAAAAAACATGGCAAATGCCGTAGTAATAAAATTTTAAATGAAAAAGACAAAGATTTGTAAACATGAATCACATAACAATTTACATAGCTGAATGGTCTATTTTTTTTAGAATTAAAAGGACTGTAATGCAAAAACTGTTATAGACATGTTCAAATATAAAACTTGCTTCAGTAAAGTTATTTACTCTATATAAATAAAGCAGGATATTATTAGATCTGTTAGCTTAGCTTGTGCTCTGAATTTTGCTTGAAAATTCAGTTAGGAATTTTTATTTTTAATCTTTTATTATAAATTTACGCAACTGTCACAAAGGGCAAACCGTTAGTTAAAATTCAATAAAAAGTCAAAAAAATATGAAATCAATTCAATCAATAACTTTTATTTTATTATTTATAACACAATTGTTTTTTGCACAAAGTAAGAAAGAAAAATTAGAACAACTTTTTGAATTTTACAATCAACAAAATCTATTTAACGGTTCTGTTTTTATTTCTGAAAAAGGAGAAACTTTACTAGATAAAGGTTATGGATTATCAAATGTAGCTTTAAAAAAGGAAAATAACGCTAACAGCATTTTTCAAATATATTCTATTACAAAAACTTTTACAGCAACGGTAATTTTAAAATTAGTGGAAGAAAAAAAACTTTCATTACAGGATAAACTTTCAAAGTTCTATCCAGATTATCCCGATGCAAGTGCTATTTCAATTGAAAGTTTGTTAACCCATACCTCTGGAGTTTATGACTATACCAGAGGAAATGATATGAAAGACCAAACGGAAAAATCATTTATTGAATTTCAAAAAACAAAACCTTTGGATTTTCCAGTTGGAACTGATTGGAGTTATTCTAACTCGGGATATTATTTTCTAGGCTATGTAATTCAAAAAGTTACTGGAATGAGTTACGAAAAAGCAGTTGAAAAATACATATTTAAACCATTGAAAATGAAGCAAAGTAGTTTTGCTTTTAAAAATCTAAAAAGTGAAAATAAAGTCATTGGCTATGAGATTTTTTCTGAAAAAGAACAAAAACCATCGATTGTTTATGATCCACCTATGCCTTTTGCAGCTGGTGGAATATACTCAACTGTTGAAGATTTAAACAAATATTATAATGGACTAAAAAATTACAAAATTATCTCCAAAGAAAATTTAGAAAAAGCATATACACCTTTCAAAAAAAATTATGGTTATGGTTGGATTACAATGAAAATGTTTGGAAAAATGACAGTTGGTCATAGTGGTTATGGAGCTGGTTTTTGTAGCAATTTTGTTCAAATTCCCGAAGATGATATCTGCATTATACTGCTTACAAATACAGAAAGAGGTTTAAACACTGCCACTTATGCTATTATAAAAACTTTGTATAATTTGTATAATAAAGATTATAAAATTCCAATTGTAGCCAACGTAAGCTCAGAAACTTTAAAGCAATATGTGGGAACTTATCAAGTAGAAGACAATTTTGTAATTTACCTTACAGTTGAAAACAATAAATTAAAATTGCAAAGTGGAAACGGGCCCACAACTATTCTATATCCTGTAAAAGAAAATTTATTTTACGCTGAAGAATTAATGGGTGATGTAATTTTTGAAAGAAACAAGACTTCACAAATAGAGTCATTAAGTTTTCATGTAGGAAATCAACTAAAAAAAGCAACAAAAATATTTCCTTCTTGGGGAATTGTAGGAACTGCCACAGAAAAAGGCTGGGATGGTCCTGATGCAAAACTTTTTGAAACTGAAACAAAAGGAATTTGGACAATTAAAAATGTGACTTTAAAAACAGGAGAGCTTAAATTTCGTTTTAATGACGATTGGACTTTAAATTTTGGAAAAGATATGAGCGACGGAATAATGCCAAAAGGAAATAGTATAGAAATTTTAACAGGCGTTTATGATATTATTTTGGACATAACTGATTACGAAAAACCAAAATACAAAATTTTCAAGAAAAGTTAAAAAACAGCTAGAATGTTGTTTTTAAACCAACCCTAATTCCGAATTTTGGATTAACCGGACCATTAAAATTTTGAAAATCGCTTCTCCAAATAAAATCCACGCGAAAAGGGCGTATGTTTCCATAGCCTATATTTTCAAAACCAAAACCATATTCATAATACAATTTAGTAGGTGCAACATAAAAAATTGAAGACCTATTTATATCTATATTTTGATTCGAAATTGTACCGTATACACCTCTAAAAGTCAATACACTTCGCCAGTTAAGCTCCTTTATGAGAGGGATTTTATTTAAGATGAATCCGTTAAAATGTTGTTCGAAATGTCCCTCTACGTAAGTATCAGTAACAAATTCATAATAATCCAAAAGCGCAAAAGTATTAGGCAATAAAAAATAAGTCTGATTTGATGAAACTGATGTTAAAATTGACAAAGAAGTTGGTTCAAAAGTTTTTCCTGCACCAATTGTCGCATCAAAAACTCCGAATTTCCCCAATGAGATAGGATTGTTGTATAAAACTTGTATCCTATTGTAATCAAAACTTCCGCCCAATACATTTTTGTATCCGTGTCTGTAATTAAACATTAAAGTTGGGTGCAAAGTAATACCTTGCTTTTCATCAACACCAAATCCCGAAACGTCTTTTCCAGGAATATAAGTAAGATATAAATCTGAGGCTACATCTGTAGTTTTCGATTTTATTTGAGATGTACTGGTGTCCAAATAATCTAAAGAAAACTTATCAGGTGCGGCTGAATTAATTATATTATGACTTAGGATAATGCCAAGATGTAAATTTTTTTTTGGTTCTATATCAAAACGAAACATACTTTTCTGAATTTTCGAAAGAAAATAATTATCCCCTCTATTAAATAAGGCTTTAGAACCTTTATCAGCTTCAGGCAAAAGATGAATCCCATTAAATTGCGTTAGCCCCATTTGCTCATTATCTTTCAGGAATGCTGCACTAACAGTTATTCTGGGGTTATTCGTAAATAAATACCTTGCTTCTAAACCGTATTTTATTGCCTTGTCTTTATTTCCATAGGCAACGAAACTTTCTGCTCTAAACCGATCATTGTCACTAAAAAAAGTTCTCACTCCAAGCCTTACCCGAAATCCTTCTACTTGATTTGTAGCAAGAGCTCCCCAGATATTACCTAATTGTAATCCTTTAGTCAATTGTATATAGCCATCTGAGAGCAGATACATTGTATTCGATATTGATTTTACTTTTTTGCTGTCTTTGATAACATTTACAGCATTATAAACGTTTTGAGTGCTCTGATCCTGCTTTTCTTTCCAGTAAATAGTGTCTTTTTCAAACTGGTTTGCACTAACTTGCTGCACAGCTTCATCATAAAAACGATCCTCTTTAGGAACATTCAATACATAGTTGTTAAACTTTTCTGTTTTTACAACATAAGCCCCTTTTTCTGTTTCGCCTTTGGTTAGTAAAGTAAAATCACCATTATATTCGTTGAGCAATGGCAAATAAATACTGTCGTTTTTAACCTCAAAAGTTTTTTTGAAAGTCAAATTCCGAACAAAATTTAAATTCATTTTTTTTGGAGTATTCATTTCAATTTCTGTCAATTCAAAGTTTTTGGCATCAACAGTAAAATTTCCCCTAAAGGAAAAATCTTTTGTATTTCTTGGAAAAAACCGAATAGAATAATATTTTTTATCCCCAACATAAGTACTGTCTGATAACTCGTAATCATAACTTCCAAATCCTTGCGTAGAAATTGGACTCACAAAACTTTTGTTTAAAATTGTTATGTTGTCTTCATAAACATCTATTTCTCTAAATGTAGCTTCGATATCTTTAAAAATTTGCCCTTGTTGTCTAATGCCTGTGATTCTTTGCCCTTCGATATCAATACGTTCTTTTTGCAATTTATTATTTCCGTAAATTTTTACAGTTTTTTCAATAAGTTCAATTGGCAAAAAAAAATTATTCTTTGCATTAGTTTTCATTTTTAATGCGATGGACTCAAAATTTTGTTTCAGGACTTTTTTTACAAAAAGAGTATCAAAATTATCTAAACCCAATTCAATACTGGAATACTTATTATATTCATAAGATTTAGAAAGTTTTAAGCCGTTTTGCTTTTTATTTTTCCAAATACCCTCCATTATTTTATATGCGGGATTGTCTTTTTTTTTTTTAATCTTTTTTTGGGCCCATAATTTACTGCTACTTCGTTTAGAGTCGTGGTTTCTTCCTTGAGAGCAATTGTCAGATTATCTATATTTTGTTTTTTTAAATGAATAATTTTACTTTCAAAACCAACATAACTTACACTAATATCAGTATATGTTTTATTCGATTTTAATACAAATATGCCGGCTACATTTGTTAATGTACCATCATGCGAGCCTAAAAAAGTAATATTTGCATTTGCAATTGGTTTGTTTTTGTCATCTGTAAGAACACCTTTTACACTGCTTTGGCAATAGCAATTTCCTGATAAAAACAAAAAGAAGACAAAAAACAGATAACGTTTTTTTACAAGTACAACTTCGTTTTTAATTTTGTCTTGTGAGCACCTGTCTTTCTCTAAAAAAGGTCTGCTAATTAATTTTTTAAAATTTTCATTATCCTCACGTGCCATGTTAGTATCTACTCCGCAGATAATTTCAGATTGTTTAAGCTTACTAAAAGTCGAAAATAGTTGATCCCAAATCGTTAGCACATCACCAAAATTACTGTCAGTATAAGGCAACTCATAATGATGATGTATATGATGTGTGTTTGGTGTAACAAAAATTCTGGAGACAATATTGTTTATTTTGGGTGGAAGTTTTGCTTTGGAATGCGAAACTATATTGGAAAAACTCTGAATAATCTGTTTAAAAATTAATACCCAGGGAGTCGCCCCAACAATGCAAATTACAAGTATCGAATAGCTTACTCTAATGAAAGTTTCTCCTGGATGTTCCCTCACTGTAGTCGAAATATCTACATCGAGATCGCTATGATGTATTTGGTGGAATTTCCAAAAAAATGGCGTTTTATGCATCATAAAATGATACAGGTAATCAAAGAGGTCAAGAATTACAAAGGCTACGATAAAAAACAAAAAGGAATTTTTGGTAATTGGCAGCAAAAATAACAACCCCAAATGTTTGACTTCTATGTAATTAGAAACAAACAATACTGCTATAGATAATGAAAACTGTACCGGAACTACAAAAAATAAAAATTTAGCATTTAAAAATGTATGAGAAAGCTTATCTTTAATATTTTGAGAAAACAGCACAAATTCCAAAATCCAAAAAAACAACAATACACTAATAAATAGTAAAATTTGAAATTCAAAAACACGATGTGCCATTTTTTATGAGTTGATAAATATACTACAACAATAGCATGTCTTTCTACCTCAATTCTATCTCAATTCTATGTCAATTCTATTTTTTAAACATTCGGGATCGCTCAATTTAAATAGAATTAAAATAGATTCAGTTTATAAAATTGCATCGAAATATTTAAGAGGCAGTATCTTACAAAATCAAATCTCTTATAAATAAAAACATCAGTACTATGAAGATATTATTAATTGAGGATGAACCGGAATTACAAAAAAGTATCAAACAATATTTTGAAATAGAAGGTAATGTTTTAGAGGTTGCTTCTGATTATGATAAAGCTCAACAAAAAATTGCGGTCTATGATTATGATTGTATTCTGGTAGATATCACTTTGCCCAAAGGCTCAGGACTTGATTTAATAAGAGAAATAAAATTTAAAAAATCCAAAGCTGGTGTTATCATAATTTCTGCCAAAAACTCTCTTGATGATAAAATTTACGGATTAGATCTTGGTGCAGATGATTATTTGCCAAAACCTTTTCATTTATCCGAACTTAATTCTAGAATAAAAGCTTTGATTAGGCGAAAAAGCTTTGATGGTAATATGGAAATTATTATAAATGAAATTAGAATTCTGCCTACCGAAAGAAGTGTCTTTGTCAATAACAAAAGTGTAACTTTAACTTCTAAAGAATATGACTTACTACTTTACTTTATAGCCAATAAGAATCGCGTAGTAAGTAAGAATGCATTAGCAGAACATCTTTGGGGAGACAATGCAGATCGCTTAGACAATTTTGACTTTATTTATAACCATGTAAAGAATTTGCGAAAAAAACTTTTAGAAAAAAAATGCCACGATTACCTCCAAACCATATATGGGATCGGGTATAACTTTAAAATACATGAATGAAATTACTCGTAAAAACTAATTTATATTTCTTAATCCTTAGTATTCCGATTTTAATTATATCCGGAGTTATTTGCTATTATTTTATTACCGGAGAACTAAAAGAAAGTAATAACGATATGTTATTAGACCGTAAAATAATGATTGAGGAGTACCTGAAAAATAATGACAGTATTTCGCTTCGTTTCATTACAAAAAGTAAAGAAGCCCAGATAAATAAAATTATTAATTTGGATATAAAAAAAGAGAATCAAACCATATTCTCAGATACATTAATTTATGACAAGGTAGAGAAAGAGCTTGCCATAAATCAGATGATTACCTCTAATGTAAAAGTTAATGACACCAATTATCAAATCAAGATATGGCGCAGTACACTAGAGTTTGTAGAACTTTTTGAAGGTATATTTTTTCTGCTTACAGCTATTCTGCTCTTGCAAATTGTAATTTCAATGCTAATTAATTTTTGGGTTTCGAGAACCTTATGGAGACCATTTTATAGAGCAATACATAGTTTAAAAAATTTTCGGGCAAGTGATAATAAGGTTCCCAAATTAGAAAAAACATCCGTAAATGAATTCAAAGAACTAAATCATTCACTTAAGGAAATGATGAATAAGATGATTATGGATTATAACAGCCAAAAGAAATTTACAGAAAATGCAACACATGAAATCCAGACGCCATTGGCAGTGATAAAATCAAAGGTTGATCTTCTTATTCAATCCGAATTTTTACAACCTAATGAAGTCGAGTTGATTATTGCCATAGACGATGCTTGCTCTAAATTAATTCGCTTGACCAAATCATTATTATTACTTACTAAAATAGAAAACAGACAATTTAAAACTACAGAAATTGTATCTGTAGAAAAAATGGTAAACCAATCACTGGTACTTTTTGAAGAACATATTAAAGAAAGTAAAATTAGAGTTGAAAAAAATATTCAGAGCGATTTTTTAATCAATATGAATACCGATTTATGTCTTGTTCTGATTAATAATTTATTTCAAAATGCAATTCGTCATAATATTAATAAAGGTAGACTTGTTATTTCTATAAAACATAATTCACTTTCTATCCAAAATACCGGTCAGGAAGAACCTCTGAATATGTTATTACTTGTAGAACGATTCCAAAAAATGTCGACTTCGCATTTATCTACAGGATTGGGCTTGGCAATTGCAAATGAAATAGCCGAAGTAAGTGGATTAAAACTAATGTATAAATTTATTAATAATGAACACTGTTTTACAGTAAAATTAAAATAAGTGAATTAAGCATAGAATTAAAATGCAGATTTATAAAATTAATAATTAAAGTTTTGTATCATAAAATTGTACCGTAAGGGTCACAATCTTAAAATCCCATTTCTAACGAAATGGGATTTTCTTGGTTTTTTGGATGCTATTTAATCAGCTTTTACTGAAAAAAATATCAAATTCAAGAGGCAGGTCAGTTAAAATAATGCAAATAATTATTATATATATCATTTTATACAAATAAAATAGCCTCCCAATTAGGAGGCCAATTTGATGATGCCATTTTTAATAACCTGATTAATCCTTTTTATTATTTATTTGGCAAAAACACAGCTAGATAAGAAAGCTGCAAACTCAAAAGCGCCATTAGTTTTTTTGCTTCAAATAAGTATTAATTTGTTTCATATTCATAGCATTCTTAGCACTCGCTTTGTTAATTTGTGTCTTCGCATTCAAAAAAACAAAACTATACCCAGTTGCAAATTTGCTGTTATTTACACTCGCAAATTTATGGCAAGACATACAATAGTCTTCTTGCGCATAGGTCTCTAAAGTAACATTAGCAATATTTGTAGGAGTGATCCCTCCTTCATCAAGTGGTATTTTTCCTTGATTATTTGCTTGATCTGTAACAGCGCTTTGTGGCCATTGCACATTTACCAATTGATAATATTGCCACACCGAATTTGGATTACTTTGCCTTATCAGGTTTTGCACATAGGTATTAAGCGCTTTAATATCCTGATTTAAGGCGTTTGGCGCTATTCGGGTTACTTGAACAGGATTCTTTATATTACCAATAACTACATCAGGCGATTGATTAGGAACATCTGTACTTGCTTTGTTAAAAAAACTATATGTCTTTTTAGGATCTAACTTTTCTCCTTCTGTTGGTGCATTATCAACATGTTCAAAAGTCATCCAAACAAATTGGTGTGCCAATTGGGTTTTTCTAATAATATGCAAACCCACAAGTGCCAAATATTGCATTGAATATTTCCCTAAAATAGGATTCTTATTTTTATCAAATCCCAAAACCTCTGGCACCATTGCTTTAGATACTTTATAATATGGCTTTACTGAATCAAGATCCTTAGCATTCACCACTTTCCAGGCAGCCTTTAGTTCCATAGCTCCCTGATTACCGTATTCACTTGGCCCACCCGGCAACCATAGACCATTATTGGCGGTAGCATAAGATACTTGCTTTGTTGGGTCATAAAGTTTATTATTGGCAATAAAATTATACTCATCTAAATTTATTTTCACTTCATACCAAACTAAATTTCCTTTTTGATCGGTAAGCCAAGCGCCTTTGGCCTGAAATAACTCTTCTACTGATCCGCCAGCGGCCTTAAGCATTTTCTTATTCACTCTTTCCTCTATGTGTCCTACTTTATTTAATAATGTCATTTTTTTTACAAAGCCGTATCTTTTGAGATTATTATTTGTCCATGGTAAAGGGCCATGGTCTGTAAAAACATCATCTATGTTCAAATAACTTTCCCATACTGTTGGACTAAAATCACCTGGCACACCGTAACTTGAAGCGGTTCTGGTAGAATCTGGAATTCCTCGTGTGTTTGAGGAATTCCAGTTTAAGGCTAGAAAATTAGTCCATGCAAAACAATTTAACGTAGTTTGTTGCGAAAGATTACAGGCATCCGCTGGCAAATGATAATCTACAACCGGAGGATTGCAAAATGCACCGCAATTGGCCGAAGGTCCAGCAACTTTGACTTGCTTACCACTCATTAAATTCTGATATTCTTTTTGCTTTTTAGTGCTTTTTTCGCAAGACCAAATACCAATGAGCAGTAATGATACCAGCCAAAATACTAAGTTGAAATTTTTCATTACAGGATAGTTTTTAGATATTGTATTTTCTCACTCGAGAGATTAACATTATTTGTGCTGTTTTGTTTTACAGGTGGCAAAGTTCCGGCAGGAACAACTTCTAACACACCACGAACAGGAAATTGAGGATCTGTAGCATTGTTACTCAACGAAAAAGGTTTTTCTCCAATACTAGTAGACGAGTTCACAATAAGAGTAACAACAAAAAGTTCTCCTTGATCTCCCAAATCCTGAAAAGAATTTACAACTACAGATATGCCATCGCCAAAATTAAATTGAGTGGTTTGATTCGCACCACTGGTTAAAATAGCAATATTACTTGTTGAAGAATTTACCTCTACTTGCGTTATGCATGAAGTAAGATTAGAAAGCGAATCTAAATTATTATGCAAGCTAGCCTCCAATAATGAATAATCCAGAAGGTATTGCAAATTTGGCAATCCAGGATTCTGATTAGCAACAGGCGGAAAAATTTGCTTTTGTTGGCCCGCTTTAGGAGGAATACCTGTTCCT includes the following:
- a CDS encoding HAMP domain-containing sensor histidine kinase; amino-acid sequence: MKLLVKTNLYFLILSIPILIISGVICYYFITGELKESNNDMLLDRKIMIEEYLKNNDSISLRFITKSKEAQINKIINLDIKKENQTIFSDTLIYDKVEKELAINQMITSNVKVNDTNYQIKIWRSTLEFVELFEGIFFLLTAILLLQIVISMLINFWVSRTLWRPFYRAIHSLKNFRASDNKVPKLEKTSVNEFKELNHSLKEMMNKMIMDYNSQKKFTENATHEIQTPLAVIKSKVDLLIQSEFLQPNEVELIIAIDDACSKLIRLTKSLLLLTKIENRQFKTTEIVSVEKMVNQSLVLFEEHIKESKIRVEKNIQSDFLINMNTDLCLVLINNLFQNAIRHNINKGRLVISIKHNSLSIQNTGQEEPLNMLLLVERFQKMSTSHLSTGLGLAIANEIAEVSGLKLMYKFINNEHCFTVKLK